Proteins from a genomic interval of Ictalurus furcatus strain D&B chromosome 2, Billie_1.0, whole genome shotgun sequence:
- the ppp1caa gene encoding protein phosphatase 1, catalytic subunit, alpha isozyme a, with the protein MAEPDKLNIDSIIQRLLEVKGSRPGKNVQLTENEIRGLCLKSREIFLSQPILLELEAPLKICGDVHGQYYDLLRLFEYGGFPPESNYLFLGDYVDRGKQSLETICLLLAYKVKYPENFFLLRGNHECASINRIYGFYDECKRRYNIKLWKTFTDCFNCLPVAAIVDEKIFCCHGGLSPDLQSMEQVRRVMRPTDVPDQGLLCDLLWADPDKDVLGWGENDRGVSFTFGADVVAKFLHKHDMDLICRAHQVVEDGYEFFAKRQLVTLFSAPNYCGEFDNAGAMMSVDETLMCSFQILKPADKKLYSYGGGGVGSGRPVTPPRNSAKGGKAKK; encoded by the exons atggCGGAACCGGACAAATTAAATATCGACTCCATAATACAGCGTCTCCTGGAAG TTAAGGGCTCGCGGCCTGGCAAGAACGTCCAGCTGACGGAGAACGAGATCCGCGGCCTCTGCCTCAAATCCCGGGAAATCTTCCTCAGCCAGCCCATCCTGCTGGAGCTGGAGGCACCACTGAAGATCTGTG gtgatgtTCACGGTCAGTACTACGACCTGCTCCGGCTCTTCGAGTATGGCGGTTTCCCTCCTGAGAGCAACTACCTGTTCCTGGGCGACTACGTGGACCGAGGGAAGCAGTCTCTGGAGACCATCTGCCTCCTGCTGGCCTACAAGGTCAAATACCCCGAGAACTTCTTCCTGCTGAGGGGCAACCACGAGTGCGCCTCCATCAACCGCATCTACGGCTTCTACGACGAGT GTAAGAGACGGTATAACATCAAACTGTGGAAGACGTTCACAGACTGCTTCAACTGCTTACCCGTTGCCGCCATTGTAGACGAGAAGATCTTCTGTTGCCATGGAG GTCTCTCTCCAGACCTGCAGTCTATGGAGCAGGTTCGGCGTGTGATGCGTCCCACGGACGTGCCGGATCAGGGCCTGCTGTGTGACCTGCTGTGGGCCGACCCGGATAAAGACGTGCTGGGATGGGGAGAGAACGACCGCGGAGTCTCCTTCACCTTCGGCGCAGACGTGGTGGCCAAATTCCTGCACAAACACGACATGGACCTCATATGCAGGGCGCATCAG GTGGTGGAGGACGGTTACGAGTTCTTCGCCAAGAGGCAGTTGGTCACGCTGTTCTCTGCGCCGAACTACTGCGGAGAGTTCGACAACGCCGGGGCCATGATGAGTGTGGACGAGACACTCATGTGCTCCTTCCAG ATCCTGAAACCGGCCGATAAGAAGCTGTACTCGTACGGAGGAGGAGGTGTGGGCTCAGGGCGTCCGGTCACTCCACCTCGCAACTCAGCCAAGGGGGGGAAAGCCAAGAAATAG